One stretch of Oceanispirochaeta sp. DNA includes these proteins:
- a CDS encoding bifunctional UDP-sugar hydrolase/5'-nucleotidase: MKKAKILFRLGTFFLILLLPAAAFSAVPKINDTSLTVLHTNDTHGRILEGKYDGMGFAKISTQYQNIKGKDSNVLLLDAGDAFHGTTLVTLSEGEAAVKVMNAVGYDAMTPGNHDFNYGKDRLLELAAMADFPVVCANVIDDATGKTILEPYVILDMNGLLVGIFGLTTPETTYKTHPKNVEGLTFRDPVIVAQKMVDELRDKVHILIALGHNGVDEETKITSEMIMSQVKGIDLFVDGHSHTEMAEGIAVGSGLLVQAGYHDKNLGIVNMSFSMKSGVAEKARLFTKEESLALNDDAAILSLVDSINMENEKVTSVVVGYTKVLLDGERDHVRTGSTNLGDMICEALIDVTKADISLQNGGGIRTSIEPGDVTKGEVISVLPFGNTVTVLEAKGKDIIAVIENGIKDYPASSGAYCHMGGLTFEFDETKPAGSRVTKVMVGGKPLNANGVYSLATNDFLAAGGDQYTMLTGLKVLGEFGTLDDILVAYMNK; encoded by the coding sequence ATGAAAAAAGCTAAGATTCTGTTCAGATTGGGGACTTTTTTTCTGATACTGCTGCTGCCAGCTGCAGCCTTTTCAGCGGTACCGAAGATAAATGATACTTCCCTGACGGTACTGCATACCAATGATACTCACGGGCGTATTCTTGAAGGCAAATATGACGGAATGGGTTTTGCAAAGATATCAACCCAATATCAGAACATAAAAGGAAAGGATTCAAATGTCCTTCTATTGGATGCGGGAGATGCTTTTCATGGAACGACCCTGGTCACTCTTTCTGAGGGAGAAGCGGCAGTTAAAGTCATGAATGCTGTGGGTTATGATGCCATGACTCCGGGCAACCATGACTTCAATTATGGTAAAGACAGACTTCTGGAACTCGCGGCCATGGCTGACTTCCCAGTGGTCTGTGCCAATGTCATCGATGATGCGACAGGAAAAACGATACTGGAGCCTTATGTCATACTGGACATGAATGGCCTTCTTGTCGGTATATTCGGTCTCACCACCCCTGAAACAACTTATAAAACTCATCCCAAAAATGTGGAAGGTCTGACTTTCAGGGATCCCGTCATAGTTGCACAGAAAATGGTGGATGAATTGAGAGACAAGGTTCATATCCTCATAGCTCTGGGTCATAATGGTGTTGATGAAGAGACAAAGATTACCAGTGAAATGATCATGAGCCAGGTTAAGGGAATCGATCTTTTTGTTGACGGACACAGTCATACCGAAATGGCTGAGGGTATTGCCGTCGGGTCCGGTCTCCTTGTACAGGCCGGTTATCATGACAAAAACCTGGGAATTGTAAACATGTCCTTTTCCATGAAATCCGGAGTAGCCGAAAAAGCCCGATTATTCACGAAAGAAGAGTCTCTTGCACTCAATGATGATGCTGCCATCCTCTCCCTGGTGGATTCCATTAATATGGAAAATGAAAAGGTCACGAGTGTTGTGGTAGGTTACACAAAAGTTCTCCTGGATGGAGAACGAGACCATGTCAGAACAGGTTCAACTAATCTTGGTGATATGATCTGTGAAGCCTTGATTGATGTAACAAAAGCCGATATCTCTCTGCAGAACGGAGGTGGAATCCGGACCTCTATTGAACCGGGAGACGTAACCAAGGGAGAAGTCATTTCGGTTCTCCCTTTTGGTAATACGGTAACAGTCCTTGAAGCAAAGGGTAAGGACATCATTGCCGTCATTGAAAACGGAATCAAAGATTATCCTGCCTCCAGCGGTGCCTATTGCCATATGGGTGGTCTGACTTTTGAGTTTGATGAGACAAAACCCGCCGGAAGCCGTGTCACGAAAGTGATGGTAGGAGGCAAGCCTCTGAATGCCAACGGCGTCTATTCTCTGGCTACAAATGATTTTCTGGCAGCCGGTGGCGACCAGTACACAATGCTGACCGGACTGAAGGTTCTGGGAGAGTTCGGAACTCTGGATGATATTC